AAGCAGAACGTAGATCACGCCTTCCTCATGAGCTTTGCCACAAAGCTCTCTGATTACTTCCTGTTAATAGAGGACAATGCCTTTTTTGCCCCCAACTTTGTTACCCACATTCATTCAAGGGTGAACACCATGAAGTCCAACTCATGGGTGCTACTGGAGTTCTCCAATATGGGCTTCCTTGGCAAACTCTTTCACAGCAGGGACCTCCCGCTCCTggcccatttcctcctcctcttctacaAGGAGAAACCCCTTGACAGCCTGATTTCTCATTTCCGTATGCTCCTGGTCCAGGAAAGCCCAATCCTCTGCAAACCTTTCCTATTTTACCGCAGGGTCTCCTACACCACCTTTGATCACAAGCAGAAGGCCACAGCACTTCAGAAAAAGAATGCTGATGGTCCCAACAACCCACCTGGAGCTGTCTTCACTGATATGCAGGTTTCCGACGTGCATTTCCCCTGGGAGGCCTACACTCTGGATGAGTCATTCTTTTGGACACACAACCTTAGTACAGGAAACCACCTGACAGTGATTCTGAACCATCCAGCAAACCTGAGCAGAGTGCAAGTGATAACGGGCTCCATTGTGGATGGGAGGTATGCCCTGGAGAAGGGGCAGGTGGAGCTGGGCTACGAACCTGAGGGGGTGCCTCAGCACTGCACCAGCTTCGCCTTGCTGGGACATCTTTTAGAGGGGCAGATGGATCAGGAGATATATCTGAAAGGTATGGGGTACCACGTGAGCTGTGTGAGGCTGGTGGTGACAGCTGGTCAGGCTGGGGGGCTCATGATCAGGCATATCTACCTCTGGGAGAAAAATCACAAATAGCAGCAAGTGGATCAATGCTGAAGATAAATCAGTAGGGggatgaaaaattaaaatcttaaagcCATTTCATTCTAGTCTATATGAGTAACACAGGGGAGACACAAGGGAATGAAGGGCAGACAGAGAAGACTATCAGTCTTTTGGTGCTGCCAAGATGTCAGGAGACTTGTTGCTTCCTTTCTACCCAAACAACTCTCATAGGATATCTTTTGCTGAGGCACATATAGCTTATCTGCATTTGGGGAGAGTTTTGGTCACTCCCAAATTCTTTAGATACCTGGGATGCTGAGATCAGCCCAAATCAAggtgtctgtgtgtacatgtgtgtgcatgtatgcactTCTGTGTTCAAACACAGGCAGAGGTGGGGATGAGGTATATGGTCATGGGAGGGCAGGCAGGAAAATCATGGCTGAATCCCTAGAATTGACATTATAAAAAGCCATAAAAGGGACTCTCATTAGAAGTCAAAATCTCTGAAGTGCAGGAAAGTAGCAGATAGACAAATAGCAATAAAACGAATCCCTTAACTCTATCCTTGAAGCTGTTTCACAGTGCCAATCTAGTTCCCTCCTTTCCTCACCAATAAACTTGGGCACAAATAGGTTGCAactaggctgggtatggtggctcatgccagtaattccagcctcccttagaggctgaggtgggaggatctcttgaggccaacagttcaagaccaacctaggcaacacggcaagaccccatctctacaaaaaattaaaaagttagccaggttgtggtggcatgtgcctgtggtcctagctactcaggaggctgaggcaggagggtcacttgagcccaggaggttgaggctgcagtgagccatgatcataccattatactccagcctgggcaacacagtaagactctgtctcaaaaaaaaaaaaaaaagtttgtaacgAAAGCTTCACTCTCTCATCAGCAATTCACTCCTTAACTCTGGTTTCTGTGTCCACACTGGCCTCTGCATCCACAATGCTACTGAAACTCTTCCCTATTTGTCATGACGAGAATAGTCAAAACCCAGTGACTTTTTCAGATCTCATTCTCCCTAACTTTCTGCAGCAATACACAGTTCTAATTATGTCTTCCTTCTCAAAATTGTCCTCTTCCTTGACTTCTGGGATTcatcagatatttattgagtacctactacatgccaggcacaaAAAAATGCTCCTATCTGTGAAGAGGGTTCTTGTGGGAGTAAGATATACACAAGTGTGTTAAGCATCACATTGAGGTTAAGTACAGGGTCCTTGGGAGACAGAATTGCTGTTCCCAAAACATTCTTGGGGACTTAGGAAAGGTTTTTTGGAAGATATGACATCTAAGCCTAGACTTGCCAGATCATTAGAGAAAATATCCAAGTGATATGGGAAGAGAGGCAGGGAGACTTTCCAGTAGAAGAAACAGCATGCGGTGAAATGGGCCAGAGGTGATACAGAGTAAATCATTTAGTGAATCTGGAGATGGAGGACAAGGCTGGGTGAGGGTAACGCAGATGATGAAGACACAGGACAAAGAAAGGGCCAGCTTAAGAAGGTCAAAGGAggtcaggcacagtagctcatgcctgtaatcccagcacttgggaggctgaagtaggtggattacttgagtccaggagttcgagaccagcccggacaacatagtgaaaacccatctcggccgggcgcggtggctcaagcctgtaatcccagcactttgggaggccgagacgggcggatcaggaggtcaggagatcgagaccatcctggctaacacggtgaaaccccgtctctactaaaaaatacaaaaaactagccgggcgaggtggcgggcgcctgtagtcccagctactcgggaggctgaggcaggagaatggcgggaacccgggaggcggagcttgcagtgagctgagctgagatccggccacagcactccagcctgggcgacagagcgagactctgtctcaaaaaaaaaaacaaagaaaaaaaaaaagaaaacccatctccacaaaaaaaaaaaaaaaaaaaaaaaattagccaggcatgatgtcacatgcctgtaatcccagctactcaggaggctgaggcaggagaatcacttaagtgtgggaggtagaggttgctgtgaaccaagattgtgccactgcactctagcctgggtgatagagtgagaccctgtctaaataaataaataaataaatacataaataaataaataaaagggccATAGATAATCAAGTGGGGGAAAGAATTGTCTTTCCAACAAATGATGTtggaacaactgaatatccacatgcaaaagaatgaagttgggccgggcctggtggctcacacctgtaatcccagtaatttgtgatgccaaggtagaaggattgcctgagcccaggagttcgagagcagcctgggcaacatgacaagacctaGTCtcgaaaaacaagaaaaagaaaaattaaattaaaaaaaaaaagaatgaatttggatccctacctcacatcatataaaaaattaacatagacaggcacagtggttcacgcctgtaatcccagcactttgggaggctgaggtgggtggatcacaaggtcaagagatcgagaccatcctggccaacatggtgaagccccatctctattaaaaatataaaaaaattagccaagcatattggcgggcacccgtagtcccagctacttgggaggctgaggcaggaggatagcttgaacctgggaggtggaggttgcagtgagccgagatcacgccattgcactccagcctgggtgacagagtgagacgccatctcaaaaaaaaaaaaaaaaaaaaaattaacataaaaaagcATTGTAGATCCAAATGTAAGAgttaaataaaattcttagatgaaaacaaaaatatcaatcgTGATCTAGGATTAGGcaagtttcttagatatgacaccaaaacacAAGCACTCAAAGAATAGATAGATTACACttcaacaaattaaattttttttgtgctTCAAAGCATACTattaaagtgaaaagacaacccacagaatagaaacaaaatatttgcaaatcatacatctgataaaagACTGGTATCCAGAATACagaaataattctttctttctttagtttttttgagacggagtctcgctctgtcgccaggctggagtgcagtggtgccatctctgctcactgcaacttccgcctcccagtttcaagcgattctcctgcctcagcctcccgagtagctgggattataggagtgtgccaatatgctcagctaatttttgtatttttagtagaaacctggtttcaccatgttggccaggatggtctcgatctcttgacctcatgatccacccaccttggcttcccaaagtgctgggattacaggtatg
This DNA window, taken from Macaca mulatta isolate MMU2019108-1 chromosome 1, T2T-MMU8v2.0, whole genome shotgun sequence, encodes the following:
- the LOC705299 gene encoding alpha-1,3-mannosyl-glycoprotein 4-beta-N-acetylglucosaminyltransferase-like protein MGAT4E, whose product is MRCSIRKCFIQSVGIVFLWLFITLKIPKETEDDQNEASYNSRKDPRPLEDWQNLTFKYMEKIQKRRKTWLTVGISSVQQGDRSSLLYTLVSLFRVSSKAEQKHLTVLVHLADSDLTWLRETVAHISSLFSPQILKGQLLMIHAPSDAYPTVDSVRDEAFCGEFYSKQNVDHAFLMSFATKLSDYFLLIEDNAFFAPNFVTHIHSRVNTMKSNSWVLLEFSNMGFLGKLFHSRDLPLLAHFLLLFYKEKPLDSLISHFRMLLVQESPILCKPFLFYRRVSYTTFDHKQKATALQKKNADGPNNPPGAVFTDMQVSDVHFPWEAYTLDESFFWTHNLSTGNHLTVILNHPANLSRVQVITGSIVDGRYALEKGQVELGYEPEGVPQHCTSFALLGHLLEGQMDQEIYLKGMGYHVSCVRLVVTAGQAGGLMIRHIYLWEKNHK